In Paenibacillus sp. BIC5C1, a genomic segment contains:
- the ilvA gene encoding threonine ammonia-lyase IlvA: MKPVEQEPTGTANPGRTGVGMEDIVRAHHVLREVIVRTPLQRDAVLSAKYNCNVYLKREDLQVVRSFKIRGAYNMIRSLTPAELEKGIVCASAGNHAQGVAFSCNALSIHGKIFMPSTTPNQKVKQVRRFGGDNVEVVLTGDTYDDAYEEAMRACNEQGMTFIHPFDQPKIIAGNGTVAMEIMESLDEKADYVFVTIGGGGLAAGVGTYMKTVSPETRIIGVEPLGAASMSEAMFRKQVVTLDNIDKFVDGAAVKRVGDLTFDICSGTLDDIVKVPEGKACTTILELYNENAIVVEPAGSLAVAALEQYREQIAGKTVVCVISGGNNDIDRMQEIKERSLIYEGLKYYFMVNFPQRAGALREFLVEVLGPNDDIARFEYTKKHDKENGPALVGIELMYKEDYQPLIERMNRKGLAYTELNKNLNLFNMLI; this comes from the coding sequence ATGAAACCAGTGGAACAAGAACCAACGGGAACTGCCAATCCCGGCCGTACCGGTGTTGGCATGGAAGATATCGTGCGCGCACATCATGTGCTGCGTGAAGTCATTGTAAGAACGCCTTTGCAGCGGGATGCTGTATTGTCGGCCAAATATAACTGTAATGTGTATCTTAAACGGGAAGACCTGCAGGTAGTACGTTCGTTTAAAATTCGCGGAGCTTACAACATGATTCGTAGTCTGACTCCAGCTGAACTGGAGAAAGGCATTGTCTGTGCGAGCGCGGGCAACCATGCGCAGGGCGTTGCTTTTTCCTGTAACGCGCTTAGCATCCACGGTAAGATCTTCATGCCGAGCACAACTCCAAACCAGAAGGTGAAACAGGTACGTCGATTTGGTGGAGATAATGTTGAAGTTGTGCTGACAGGTGATACGTATGACGATGCTTATGAAGAAGCTATGCGTGCGTGTAATGAACAGGGCATGACGTTTATCCATCCGTTCGACCAGCCGAAGATCATTGCGGGTAATGGTACGGTAGCGATGGAGATTATGGAGAGTCTGGATGAAAAAGCGGATTATGTATTTGTCACAATCGGTGGTGGCGGTCTGGCTGCTGGCGTTGGAACCTATATGAAGACGGTTAGCCCGGAAACCCGCATTATTGGCGTAGAACCACTTGGTGCGGCTTCCATGAGTGAGGCCATGTTCCGCAAGCAGGTTGTCACGTTGGATAATATTGATAAATTCGTGGATGGTGCAGCGGTGAAACGTGTTGGTGACCTGACCTTCGACATCTGTAGTGGCACGTTGGATGACATTGTGAAGGTGCCTGAAGGCAAAGCCTGCACCACCATTTTGGAGCTCTATAATGAAAATGCGATTGTTGTGGAGCCTGCTGGTTCATTGGCGGTTGCTGCACTCGAGCAGTATCGCGAACAAATTGCGGGCAAGACGGTTGTCTGTGTAATCAGCGGCGGCAACAATGATATCGATCGGATGCAGGAAATCAAGGAACGTTCGCTGATTTATGAAGGTCTGAAATATTATTTCATGGTCAATTTCCCACAGCGTGCGGGAGCTTTGCGTGAATTCCTTGTGGAAGTACTGGGACCCAATGACGACATTGCCCGTTTTGAATATACGAAGAAGCATGATAAGGAAAATGGACCTGCCTTGGTGGGCATCGAGTTG